One genomic window of Euwallacea fornicatus isolate EFF26 chromosome 7, ASM4011564v1, whole genome shotgun sequence includes the following:
- the LOC136340019 gene encoding U3 small nucleolar RNA-associated protein 14 homolog A-like, protein MSDDSDFQYYDEDEGIDDTKHNKIVENILHLNKSQHLKKPSRTEPSLQISEFNLVKSVNESHGLVDIENLTKVLSSRKRHLDITKKIEATKKRTHTLPKPLEKPQSQRIKRSVGYERNRFLFDRWEAFVTSNRAQAHQSFPLGKIEKLKVQAKEAEHFPSTWTFKSELEKRLEKLEPKIEEYHVENEEDKNELPLTLEEMKEKRKEAAKLRAHQSYKEAKARRRNKIKSKKYHRILRKEMIKEKLKQFEELQKTDPEAALKKLDEIEKARALERFSLRHKSTGQWAKSKQVRAKYDKESRQVLAQQLHISRELTQKQKVISDSEDEGFATEEIVEPTITNTNDNPWISKTKPDKEVNEFLSEYKKYWAETNHNNQLSKNDKDSNTEVRSIGIIEKEVVKQNGNGNKEPGKQLSTKTKFKKQKKIISQKKNQTNQSGDWDIEEIFTEAENKLTRKLQKKLTKKTCIKKGKKLKKMKSKSGKEPKKTDLTMSAQKKKQIIDEEMIEQPFNVNQEPDPNAPLAALKKVLTSDISSPPMKSSSEEIVAENFKKPKMTNLSSVQPDLIMEYENTDENDQANVIMEALEDDDISAEFTKEKKSEVEKDKPKDIDLNLPGWGSWAGSGINPKKQRKRRRFIVKMPEVLPRRDDNKGSLIINEKAAAKIKPHLVSELPFPFSSVKDFEASIRVPITNTFVPEKAFRRFIKPAVTTKMGTIIEPAHISHLMEGISNKLRRCAYLVKTIAGACICEQQGKCSLALTKIYVSEMKVAACVISLIYVITIKECESLVDQGKSNYLNTTLRQTSDRQGRIFFNLFNFANPLGGSSNPILGDDVSDVSDSSDYDDDKGETKNCTCECGVSNHENRIVGGRPTGINHYPWIARMVYDGHFHCGASLVSENFVLTAAHCVRKLKRSKIRIILGDHDQSTTSDVPAKMRAVSAIIRHRNFDTDTYNHDIALLKLRKPVEFSKFIRPICLPSSIDPAGKRGVVIGWGRTSEGGSLPNIVQEVEVPILTLSQCRAMKYRASRITSYMVCAGKGAMDSCQGDSGGPLLVHSGDKYEVVGIVSWGVGCGRPGYPGVYTRVSRYLSWLKLNIDDDCICT, encoded by the exons ATGAGTGATGATAGTGATTTCCAGTATTACGATGAAGACGAAGGAATAGACGATACTAAACACAacaaaattgtggaaaatattttgcatctcAACAAATCTCAGCACTTAAAAAAGCCTTCAAGAACTGAACCCTCTTTGCAAATATctgaatttaatttagttaaatctGTTAATGAAAGTCATGGTTTAGTagacattgaaaatttaactaagGTATTAAGCTCCAGAAAAAGGCATCTTGATATCACCAAAAAAATCGAAGCAACCAAAAAGCGTACACATACTTTACCCAAACCCTTAGAAAAGCCTCAGTCTCAACGAATTAAGAGATCTGTAGGTTATGAgagaaatcggtttttatttgataGGTGGGAGGCCTTTGTTACTTCCAACCGAGCACAGGCACATCAATCATTTCCTCttggtaaaattgaaaaacttaaagtTCAAGCAAAGGAAGCTGAACATTTTCCTAGCACATGGACCTTCAAGTCAGAGCTTGAAAAAAGACTAGAAAAATTAGAGCCAAAGATTGAAGAATATCATGTAGAAAATGAAGAAGATAAGAATGAACTACCTTTGACATTGgaagaaatgaaggaaaagaGAAAAGAGGCAGCTAAATTGAGAGCACATCAAAGTTATAAGGAGGCGAAAGCTAGGAGacgaaacaaaatcaaaagcaaaaaatatcaCAGGATTTTACGAAAAGAAATGATTAAGGAGAAATTAAAGCAGTTTGAAGAATTGCAGAAAACAGACCCAGAAGCAGCTCTAAAGAAATTGGATGAAATAGAGAAAGCAAGAGCTCTTGAAAGATTTAGTTTAAGACATAAAAGTACAGGGCAGTGGGCTAAAAGTAAACAGGTTCGAGCCAAGTATGATAAAGAg agTCGTCAAGTTCTGGCTCAACAACTACATATCAGTCGAGAATTAACTCAAAAGCAGAAGGTTATAAGTGACTCTGAAGATGAAGGTTTTGCTACTGAGGAAATTGTTGAACCAACCATTACCAATACCAATGACAATCCTTGGATTAGTAAAACGAAACCTGACAAAGAGGTTAATGAGTTTTTGagtgaatataaaaaatattgggcTGAAACAAATCATAATAATCAATTGAGTAAAAATGACAAAGATTCCAACACTGAAGTTAGGTCTATAGGAATAATTGAAAAggaagttgttaaacaaaatggtaATGGTAACAAAGAGCCAGGAAAGCAGTTGTCtactaaaactaaatttaagaaacaaaagaaaataatttcccaGAAGAAAAATCAGACAAATCAGTCAGGTGATTGGgatattgaagaaatatttacagaagctgaaaataaattaaccagaaaattgcagaagaaattaacaaagaaaacttgcattaaaaaaggaaaaaaactgaagaagaTGAAATCTAAATCTGGTAAAGAACCAAAGAAAACGGATTTAACTATGTCAGCACAGAAGAAGAAGCAGATTATAGACGAAGAGATGATTGAACAACCATTTAATGTCAACCAGGAACCTGATCCAAATGCCCCTCTTGCTGCCCTGAAAAAAGTCCTTACTAGCGATATATCCAGCCCACCTATGAAATCTTCATCAGAGGAGATCgttgctgaaaatttcaaaaaaccaaaaatgacTAATTTATCTTCAGTTCAACCGGATTTAATTATGGAATACGAAAACACTGACGAAAATGATCAAGCGAACGTTATTATGGAAGCTTTAGAAGACGATGACATCTCTGCAGAATtcacaaaggaaaaaaagtccGAAGTGGAAAAAGACAAACCAAAAGATATCGATCTAAATCTACCTGGCTGGGGCTCCTGGGCAGGATCGGGAATCAACCCCAAAAAACAGAGGAAACGGAGGAGGTTCATAGTTAAAATGCCTGAAGTTTTACCGAGAAGGGACGATAATAAAGGCTCATTGATCATTAACGAAAAAGCAGCCGCAAAAATTAAACCACATTTAGTGTCTGAACTGCCTTTCCCTTTCAGTTCAGTAAAGGATTTTGAGGCGAGTATTCGAGTTCCGATTACCAATACGTTCGTACCGGAAAAGGCTTTTAGAAGATTTATAAAACCTGCAGTAACAACAAAGATGGGAACCATCATAGAACCTGCTCATATAAGTCACTTAATGGAAGGAATttcaaataag TTAAGGCGGTGCGCTTACTTAGTCAAAACGATTGCGGGTGCCTGTATCTGTGAACAGCAAGGGAAGTGTAGTTTggcattaacaaaaatatatgtatcGGAAATGAAAGTAGCTGCATGTGTTATATCACTCATTTACGTAATTACAATTAAAGAGTGCGAATCGCTCGTCGACCAG GGGAAATCGAACTATCTTAATACAACGCTTCGTCAAACCAGCGACAGACAAGGgaggatattttttaacttgtttaattttgcaaatccGTTGGGCGGAAGTTCGAATCCTATATTAGGTGATGATGTTAGTGATGTGAGTGATAGCAGTGATTACGACGATGATAAGGGCGAGACCAAAAATTGCACGTGCG agTGCGGAGTGTCCAATCACGAAAATCGGATCGTGGGCGGTCGTCCAACTGGAATAAATCATTATCCCTGGATAGCCAGAATGGTCTACGATGGTCACTTTCATTGTGGGGCATCTCTCGTTTCagaaaatttcgttttgaCTGCTGCTCACTGTGTAAGAAA ATTAAAACGATCCAAAATAAGGATCATCCTTGGAGACCACGACCAGTCCACAACCTCAGACGTTCCGGCTAAAATGAGGGCAGTTTCTGCAATTATAAGACACAGGAACTTCGACACGGACACTTATAACCACGACATTGCCCTTTTGAAACTGCGAAAGCCAgtagaattttcaaagtttattAGGCCAATCTGCTTACCTTCGA GTATCGATCCTGCTGGGAAACGTGGAGTGGTAATAGGATGGGGGCGGACCAGTGAGGGCGGTTCGCTGCCCAATATAGTACAAGAAGTTGAAGTGCCAATATTAACTTTAAGTCAATGCAGAGCAATGAAGTACCGCGCATCGCGCATAACAAGCTATATGGTTTGTGCCGGGAAAGGAGCGATGGATTCTTGCCAAGGAGACAGTGGGGGACCACTTTTGGTGCACAGTGGTGATAAATATGAAGTCGTGG
- the Hs3st-B gene encoding heparan sulfate glucosamine 3-O-sulfotransferase 3A1 has translation MDFPVSKKILVALLVLANISFYITFLFNSCLVSNISKSIPKWTHNPVVVNEVPLIQYSTSVRVVSLLEANETDISPKYRLLKEQGLRPERQLPSALIIGVKKGGTRALLEFIRIHPDVRAAGSEVHFFDKNYGKGFQWYRNHMPPTLEGQLTIEKTPSYFITKEAARRVQMMNPSTKLLVVVRDPVTRAISDYTQAASKKPEMKRFEDLVFVNGTIGTIVDTSWGPIKLGLYYKYLTRWLKFFPLSQLLFISGERLILDPAIELKRVQNFLGLKRVVTEKHFYFNTTKGFPCLFKSEGHSVPHCLGKTKGRSHPFVNPLVLQKLRDFYRPFNMRFYQMTGINFGWP, from the exons ATGGATTTTCCAGTATCTAAGAAGATCCTAGTTGCTTTATTAGTCTTagcaaatatttctttttatatcACTTTCTTATTCAATTCATGTCTTGTGTCTAACATATCAAAAAGTATACCCAAG TGGACTCATAATCCCGTAGTGGTGAATGAAGTGCCCTTGATTCAATATTCAACATCTGTTCGTGTAGTATCTCTGTTGGAAGCAAATGAAACTGATATATCACCAAAATATAGATTACTTAAAGAACAAGGGCTGCGCCCAGAAAGACAGTTACCAAGTGCACTAATCATTG GAGTAAAAAAGGGGGGAACTCGGGCCTTATTAGAATTTATTCGCATTCATCCGGATGTTAGAGCCGCCGGCAGCGAAGtccatttttttgacaaaaattatgGTAAAGGTTTCCAATGGTACAGAAACCACATGCCCCCTACTTTAGAGGGGCAACTTACAATTGAAAAGACTCCGTCGTATTTTATAACTAAAGAAGCGGCTCGTAGGGTCCAAATGATGAATCCGTCGACGAAGTTACTTGTGGTTGTCCGAGATCCAGTCACAAG agCAATTTCCGATTACACCCAAGCAGCCTCTAAAAAGCCAGAAATGAAACGTTTCGAGGATTTAGTCTTCGTAAATGGAACTATAGGCACTATAGTTGACACTTCATGGGGCCCCATCAAGCTAGGTCTCTATTACAAATATCTCACCAGATGGTTGAAATTTTTCCCCTTATCTCAGCTACTGTTTATCAGCGGCGAAAGGTTAATATTAGATCCAGCCATTGAGCTGAAAAGAGTGCAGAATTTCTTAGGTTTAAAGCGGGTGGTTACCGAGAAGCATTTCTATTTTAACACCACCAAAGGTTTCCCTTGCTTGTTTAAAAGCGAAGGCCATAGTGTTCCTCATTGTTTGGGGAAGACTAAGGGCCGTAGTCATCCTTTTGTGAATCCTTTggtattgcaaaaattaaggGACTTCTATAGGCCGTTTAATATGCGATTTTATCAGATGACTGGGATTAATTTCGGGTGGCCGTAA
- the Tsen54 gene encoding tRNA-splicing endonuclease subunit Sen54 produces the protein MDELVTKCIQTHKHPIVKLNFQQQKFFLSTKTQEELKLVEECREYLRKILAQERVDKRSSRVLSTWIHTKNIAHVVKVTKNLLKYFGFQNKDGIFLYPEEMLFLLEMNRLELRSNNIVSSIERAYNLVLNTTDISLNQYHIYKKLALLGYKLTRCEQLHKKLSNNKNKLLKREIEDTDLHSNKRRKSDFPAKDEKLALQHNDKVEYDNAKKKPFTAKEAKYVSRIFEDIRVKMPMSGCNYMDCEKPDYYVFNPKNANKAQPNLKLFICKNNLLDHKGINEEPNIFATCDDDVTFYTLYNITLPFINY, from the exons ATGGATGAGCT AGTTACCAAGTGCATACAAACCCACAAACACCCCATagtaaagttaaattttcaacaacaGAAATTTTTTCTGTCTACAAAGACCCAAGAGGAACTAAAACTTGTTGAAGAATGTAGAgagtatttaagaaaaatattagctCAGGAAAGGGTAGATAAAAG atcaAGTCGTGTTTTGTCTACATGGATCCATACAAAAAATATCGCCCATGTGGttaaagttacaaaaaatcttctaaaatactttggttttcaaaataaagatgGGATATTTTTATATCCAGAGGAAATGTTATTCCTTCTGGAAATG AACCGGTTGGAATTAAGGTCAAATAACATTGTATCAAGTATAGAAAGAGCTTACAATCTGGTACTAAATACCACAGATATTTCATTGAATCAGTACCACATTTACAAGAAATTAGCACTGTTGGGCTACAAACTAACCCGATGTGAGCAACTCCACAAAAAGCTttccaataataaaaataaacttttaaaaagagaaattgaaGACACTGATCTCCATAGtaataaaagaagaaaatctgattttcCTGCAAAAGATGAGAAATTAGCACTGCAACATAATGATAAAGTGGAATATGacaatgctaaaaaaaaaccgtttacggCTAAGGAAGCAAAGTATGTGTCTAGGATATTTGAGGATATTAGAGTTAAAATGCCAATGAGTGGATGCAATTACATGGATTGTGAAAAACCAGATTATTATGTCTTTAATcctaaaaatgcaaataaagcGCAACCAAACCTCAAATTGTTTATTTG caaaaataacCTATTGGACCACAAAGGTATTAATGAAGAACCCAATATCTTTGCTACCTGTGACGACGATGTTACATTTTATACTTTATATAATATTACATTGCCTTttataaattactaa
- the LOC136340362 gene encoding ribosomal L1 domain-containing protein 1-like isoform X1 — protein MKESQLNSISDPELQIKADDVKNAVKGVIKGTSQSEKLQKQLFNEKFPLFLQINTFKVPKTRGSIKQLFRIPLKNSPLPEGADICLIVPDVKGIPNKEHERHLEHYDTLLRNKGVSGIKKIMTFHEFRTEYDTFELKNRLADLYDLFLVDGRISGKVVHKCGKVFYKKRKVPIAIRLQVTNLKTNIEQALKRAYFCMNFKSDSQSVQFGHSGMKIKKLAENVYSVVDFIRKKFPGKMSNIRSLYVYTPSGSSVPVYVSFSNPNDIKVPIVTAKRLKLSTERGELTTMYNTDVIVKSNGQVILKRHKINNEQSEEQIKEDKPNSFILGQVENISRNKCKRVNSKPSLTDKKENIIISSETEEKVEPTMKLKKEKTDLKAKKPSGIYVKKNEDNCNTNVGKKRKIKHKKSEGAPKGKLGKYEIKGTSKEKKVKAGVKTLRKSLLTKNKTIASQ, from the exons ATGAAGGAATCGCAGTTAAATTCCATTTCTGATCCtgagcttcaaattaaagCTGATGATGTTAAAAACGCTGTTAAAGGGGTTATTAAAGGTACTTCGCAATCTGAAAAGCTTCAAAAGCAgctttttaatgagaaatttccattattcctTCAAATAAACACCTTCAAAGTTCCAAAGACTCGAGGTTCTATAAAACAGCTGTTCCGAATACCATTGAAAAACTCACCATTACCTGAAGGAGCTGACATTTGCCTTATTGTCCCAGATGTAAAAGGAATACCCAATAAAGAGCATGAGCGACATTTAGAGCATTATGATACTTTGTTGAGAAACAAAGGTGTGTCAGgcattaagaaaataatgacTTTCCACGAATTTCGAACGGAATATGACACATTTGAGTTGAAAAACCGATTAGCAGATCTTTATGATCTGTTCCTGGTCGATGGTAGAATTAGTGGTAAAGTAGTTCACAAATGTGGCaaagttttctacaaaaaacgTAAGGTCCCAATTGCAATAAGATTGCAAGTCACCAATTTGAAGACAAATATTGAGCAGGCATTGAAAAGAGCATATTTTTGTATGAATTTTAAGAGTGATAGCCAATCAGTTCAGTTTGGTCATAGTggcatgaaaattaaaaaacttgcaGAAAATGTTTATAGTGTGGTTGATTTTATAAGAAAGAAGTTTCCAGGGAAAATGTCTAACATTCGAAGTTTGTATGTGTATACTCCTAGTGGATCAAGCGTTCCAGTGTATGTGTCTTTTA GTAATCCAAATGATATAAAAGTACCAATAGTGACTGCTAAGAGGCTAAAATTATCAACTGAAAGGGGAGAGCTAACTACCATGTACAATACAGATGTGATTGTAAAATCAAATGGCCAAGTAATATTAAAAaggcataaaataaataatgagcAAAGTGAAGAACAAATTAAAGAGGATAAGCCTA ATTCTTTTATTCTAGGCcaagttgaaaatatctcaagaaataaatgcaaaagagTAAATTCCAAACCATCATTAACTGATAAAAAAgagaatattattatttcttcagAAACTGAAGAGAAGGTAGAACCAaccatgaaattaaaaaaggagaAAACGGATTTGAAAGCAAAGAAACCTAGCggtatttatgtaaaaaaaaatgaggacAATTGTAACACCAATGTTGGTAAAAAAAGGAAGATTAAGCACAAAAAAAGTGAAGGTGCACCTAAAGGCAAGTTAgggaaatatgaaataaaaggaACTAGTAAAGAGAAGAAAGTGAAAGCAGGAGTCAAAACACTTAGGAAGtcacttttaacaaaaaataagacAATAGCATCACAATAA
- the LOC136340362 gene encoding ribosomal L1 domain-containing protein 1-like isoform X2, with amino-acid sequence MKESQLNSISDPELQIKADDVKNAVKGVIKGTSQSEKLQKQLFNEKFPLFLQINTFKVPKTRGSIKQLFRIPLKNSPLPEGADICLIVPDVKGIPNKEHERHLEHYDTLLRNKGVSGIKKIMTFHEFRTEYDTFELKNRLADLYDLFLVDGRISGKVVHKCGKVFYKKRKVPIAIRLQVTNLKTNIEQALKRAYFCMNFKSDSQSVQFGHSGMKIKKLAENVYSVVDFIRKKFPGKMSNIRSLYVYTPSGSSVPVYVSFSNPNDIKVPIVTAKRLKLSTERGELTTMYNTDVIVKSNGQVILKRHKINNEQSEEQIKEDKPSQVENISRNKCKRVNSKPSLTDKKENIIISSETEEKVEPTMKLKKEKTDLKAKKPSGIYVKKNEDNCNTNVGKKRKIKHKKSEGAPKGKLGKYEIKGTSKEKKVKAGVKTLRKSLLTKNKTIASQ; translated from the exons ATGAAGGAATCGCAGTTAAATTCCATTTCTGATCCtgagcttcaaattaaagCTGATGATGTTAAAAACGCTGTTAAAGGGGTTATTAAAGGTACTTCGCAATCTGAAAAGCTTCAAAAGCAgctttttaatgagaaatttccattattcctTCAAATAAACACCTTCAAAGTTCCAAAGACTCGAGGTTCTATAAAACAGCTGTTCCGAATACCATTGAAAAACTCACCATTACCTGAAGGAGCTGACATTTGCCTTATTGTCCCAGATGTAAAAGGAATACCCAATAAAGAGCATGAGCGACATTTAGAGCATTATGATACTTTGTTGAGAAACAAAGGTGTGTCAGgcattaagaaaataatgacTTTCCACGAATTTCGAACGGAATATGACACATTTGAGTTGAAAAACCGATTAGCAGATCTTTATGATCTGTTCCTGGTCGATGGTAGAATTAGTGGTAAAGTAGTTCACAAATGTGGCaaagttttctacaaaaaacgTAAGGTCCCAATTGCAATAAGATTGCAAGTCACCAATTTGAAGACAAATATTGAGCAGGCATTGAAAAGAGCATATTTTTGTATGAATTTTAAGAGTGATAGCCAATCAGTTCAGTTTGGTCATAGTggcatgaaaattaaaaaacttgcaGAAAATGTTTATAGTGTGGTTGATTTTATAAGAAAGAAGTTTCCAGGGAAAATGTCTAACATTCGAAGTTTGTATGTGTATACTCCTAGTGGATCAAGCGTTCCAGTGTATGTGTCTTTTA GTAATCCAAATGATATAAAAGTACCAATAGTGACTGCTAAGAGGCTAAAATTATCAACTGAAAGGGGAGAGCTAACTACCATGTACAATACAGATGTGATTGTAAAATCAAATGGCCAAGTAATATTAAAAaggcataaaataaataatgagcAAAGTGAAGAACAAATTAAAGAGGATAAGCCTA GCcaagttgaaaatatctcaagaaataaatgcaaaagagTAAATTCCAAACCATCATTAACTGATAAAAAAgagaatattattatttcttcagAAACTGAAGAGAAGGTAGAACCAaccatgaaattaaaaaaggagaAAACGGATTTGAAAGCAAAGAAACCTAGCggtatttatgtaaaaaaaaatgaggacAATTGTAACACCAATGTTGGTAAAAAAAGGAAGATTAAGCACAAAAAAAGTGAAGGTGCACCTAAAGGCAAGTTAgggaaatatgaaataaaaggaACTAGTAAAGAGAAGAAAGTGAAAGCAGGAGTCAAAACACTTAGGAAGtcacttttaacaaaaaataagacAATAGCATCACAATAA
- the LOC136340366 gene encoding calcium/calmodulin-dependent protein kinase type 1-like: protein MPLFGKDKKSKSKNGSKDFGDRNMLDEKYLLKEQLGTGAFSEVRLAENKENPDKMFAVKIIDKKALKGKEDSLENEIMILRKLKHPNIVQLLETYEDKNKVYLIMELVTGGELFDRIVEKGSYTEKDAAHLIRQVLEAVDYMHQQGVVHRDLKPENLLYYSPDKESKIMISDFGLSKMEDGGIMATACGTPGYVAPEVLAQKPYGKAIDVWSIGVISYILLCGYPPFYDESDVNLFAQILKGEFEFDSPYWDEISDSAKDFIRNLICVNVEKRYTCKQALAHPWISGNEASSKNIHGTVSEQLKKNFAKSRWRQAYHATTVIRKMQLLALGSSGSQSGQKSPSPQLPTSGESSGGASADQSRGSSASSSGKQ, encoded by the exons ATGCCACTTTTTGGCAAAGACAAGAAATCCAAAAGTAAGAATGGAAGCAAAGATTTTGGGGATCGAAATATGCTCGACGAAAAGTACTTGCTTAAAGAGCAACTCGGCACTGGTGCTTTTTCAGAAGTTCGATTGGCTGAAAATAAAGAGAATCCAGATAAAATGTTTGCCGTAAAAATAATCGACAAGAAGGCGCTCAAAGGAAAAGAAGACTCActggaaaatgaaataatgataTTGAGGAAGTTAAAACATCCCAATATTGTTCAACTCTTGGAAACTTATGAAGATAAAAACAAGGTATATCTTATAATGGAGTTAGTGACTGGAGGTGAATTGTTTGATAGAATTGTAGAGAAAG GCTCTTACACCGAAAAAGATGCCGCGCATTTAATCAGACAGGTACTGGAAGCCGTCGACTACATGCATCAACAAGGCGTAGTGCACAGGGACCTAAAACCTGAAAACCTCCTGTATTATAGTCCGGACAAGGAGAGCAAAATAATGATAAGCGATTTCGGCCTGTCTAAAATGGAAGACGGGGGAATAATGGCCACAGCATGTGGCACTCCCGGTTATGTCGCGCCTGAAGTTTTAGCACAAAAACCTTATGGGAAAGCAATTGATGTGTGGAGCATAGGAGTAATATCATATATTCTACTTTGTGGATATCCCCCATTTTATGATGAGAGTGATGTAAATTTGTtcgctcaaattttgaaaggggAGTTTGAATTTGACTCACCCTACTGGGACGAAATCAGCGATTCTGCTAAAGATTTTATTAGGAATTTAATATGCGTTAATGTCGAAAAGAGATACACTTGTAAACAG GCTTTAGCACACCCGTGGATTTCTGGAAATGAAGCTTCCAGCAAGAACATCCACGGAACTGTATCAGAGcaacttaagaaaaattttgccaaatcCAG ATGGCGCCAAGCGTACCACGCCACAACCGTCATCCGAAAAATGCAACTGTTGGCCCTGGGTAGTAGCGGAAGTCAGAGCGGTCAGAAAAGCCCTTCCCCTCAACTGCCCACTTCGGGAGAAAGTTCGGGAGGCGCAAGCGCTGACCAATCCAGAGGTAGCAGCGCGTCATCCTCTGGAAAACAATAG
- the LOC136340376 gene encoding ankyrin repeat domain-containing protein 40-like produces MATNILEEKLREASCVGDIEAVQVLLSQNVNLNSQNPVNGWTALHWACKRGNEKVARLLLNHGADKNVRNFKGEIPSDICIYLAINELLGAVVTKDNKEHQGDDYEFVPNYIRNAPLNPQVDVGPAGIKQPDLLSMPKTSLPAAQNDELVLKVKVQGSSDPDFIEIEIPRWKLTYDVLLKVCCDELQLSESQVERIRKLPNTRLRKDNDVRRLVDFQELEIALKCNAGDKSNNCYQSISACKDQTVLY; encoded by the exons ATGGCAACAAATATCCTAGAAGAGAAGCTCCGCGAAGCATCTTGCGTGGGCGATATTGAAGCTGTTCAAGTCCTGCTCTCTCAAAACGTGAACCTCAATTCACAAAATCCAGTAAACGGATG GACTGCTTTACACTGGGCATGTAAAAGAGGCAATGAAAAGGTCGCCCGACTCTTGCTTAATCATGGGGCAGATaaaaatgtgagaaattttaaaggtgAAATTCCTAGTGATATCTGCATTTATTTGGCCATCAATGAGCTCCTTGGAGCTGTTGTCACTAAAGACAACAAGGAACATCAGGGAGATGATTATGAATTTGTGCCCAATTACATTCGAAATGCACCATTGAATCCTCAGGTTGATGTAGGACCTGCCGGAATCAAACAACCTGATCTCCTTAGTATGCCCAAAACTTCATTACCTGCAGCACAAAACGATG AACTCGTCCTAAAAGTGAAAGTTCAAGGTTCCTCTGACCCTGACTTCATAGAAATTGAAATCCCTCGTTGGAAACTAACTTACGACGTCCTACTTAAAGTGTGTTGTGACGAATTACAATTGTCCGAATCTCAAGTAGAACGAATTCGTAAACTCCCCAATACTCGTTTACGCAAAGACAACGACGTTAGAAGATTAGTAGATTTTCAGGAACTTGAAATTGCCTTGAAGTGTAACGCTGGTGATAAAAGTAATAATTGCTATCAGAGCATTAGTGCTTGCAAAGATCAAACTGTGTTGTATTAA